TCGCATAGAAAATCACATTGTTGGGGCGGCCTTCGATGCCGCCTTCAAGCACAGCCTTAAGCGACTTGTAGGATTCATCCTGCAAATCGAATGAGAGGTCATCACAGAACAGAACCGTCTTGCGACCGCTTTCTTCGAGAATATGCAGAAGATGGGGCAGGGTCGGGATGTCTTCGCGATGGATTTCGACCAATGCCAATGCGCCAGCCTTTTCCGTGTTGATTTTGGCGTGCATCGCCTTGACGATCGAACTTTTGCCGGTGCCACGTGCGCCCCAAAGCAACGCATTGTTGGCCGGAAGTCCATTGGCGAACCGTTTGGTATTGTTATAAAGAATCGTCTTTTGCTGTTCGATTCCCTGCAAAAGATCGATATCAATCCGGTTCACATTGCGCACCGGTTGCAGATAACCGCTTTCGGCCTGCCAGACAAAGGCATCAGCCGCGGCAAGGTCATTGGTTTTATGCGCAGGTGGGGCCATGCGTTCCAGCGCGTCGGCAATGCGCTCAAGGGTGGGCAGCAATTGATTGAAATCGTTGGTCATTAAAGCCTCTTGGATGTTTCTTTTTATCGTGGTGGCGACGAATATGCCCAAAACGCTATCACAAGGCGATCTGGCAATAACAGTGCCATATGATTTAGCGCGCTTTTGGTGACGTGAACAGAACCACAGAATACGGGATTTAACCGATAAAAATCCTGTTCTTCCTTGCGTTGACGGGACACACCGTTATATTCCGGCAGTTGATTTGTTTTGTTGTATGGGATTAGGAGTTCCTAATGTTGATTTCGCCGGCTTTCGCGCAGGGCGCAGGTGGCGCAGGTGGTGCAGATATGCTTACCAGCTTCCTGCCGCTGATCCTGATTTTTGTTGTTTTTTATTTCCTGCTTATCCGTCCGCAGCAGAAAAAACAGAAAGAGCATAAAGCGATGCTCGCTGCTGTTCGTCGCGGTGACAAAATCGTTACCGCCGGTGGTCTGATCGGTACCGTTGCCAAGGTTATTGGTGACGATGAACTTTCGGTCGAGATTGCTGAAGGGGTCAAAGTCAAGGTTGCACGCGGCATGGTTTCGACAGTTCTGTCGAAAACCGAGCCAGCCAAAGGCGACGACAAAGACGAAGACGAAAAAGAAGCTGAAGAGACCAAAAAAGACTGATCTCTTTGATGACTTGCAAGGCGGGGCAAAATGCTCCGCCTTCTTGTTTACAGCCGGTGGCCTGCGGGGTGTAACTCTCCCGATGTTCGATAGAACCAGACCAAGGTTTTCCAGACAAATCTGGTTAAAGGACACATGCTTTATTTTACGAAATGGAAAGCAGCACTGGTTCTGCTGGTGTGCGCTTTGGGCGTTATATACGCTGCACCGAATTTCCTGCCCAAGGGCACGTTGGCAACTGAAGCCAGCTATCTTCCGGGTAAACAGATCAGCCTTGGTCTTGATCTGCGCGGCGGATCGCACATGCTGCTTGAGGTGGACATTAACAGCGTGATCCGCGAGCGTTATGAAGCGCTTGGAGATACGATCCGTTCGACACTGCGCGAGGAACGCATTCGTTACCGTCCGCGCGATGCCGGATTGGACGGCGCGGAAGTCACCATCGTCAATGCCGACGAGGTCGAAAAAGCCCGCGATCTGATCCGTGATGTCGAACCTAATACCGTCATGAGTGGTGACGGCAACAACATTATCGTTTCCTACACCGAACAGGCCCGCAAAGAACTTGTTGATCGCGCGATCAGCCAGTCACTTGAAGTGGTGCGCCGTCGTGTTGACGAACTGGGAACGACCGAACCGTCGATCCAGCGCCAGGGTGAAGACCGTATTGTTGTTCAGGTACCTGGACTTGATGATCCGTCGCGTTTACGCGCGATTCTTGGCCGTACCGCGAAAATGAACTTCCACCTCGTGAACGAGGAAAAAACGGCTTCCCAAGCGCGTGCCACCGGCATGCCGCCGGGAACCATTATCCTGCCATCGGCTGATGCCGGTGACCGTGCGGCCGGTATCAACGAATATCTGATTGACCGTCGCGTGGTTGTTTCGGGTGATAACCTTATCGATTCACAACCCACCTTTAACGATGGTCGCCCCGTTGTTTCATTCCGCTTTGACGCGGCAGGTGGTGCGCGGTTTGGCGACATGACGTCGAAAAATGCCGGTCGTCGTCTGGCGATCGTTCTGGATGGCGAAGTGATTTCAGCCCCGCGGATCAATGAACCGATCCTTGGTGGTAACGGTATCATTACCGGCCAGTTCAGTGTTCAGGAGGCCAACGATCTTTCGTTGCTGTTGCGTGCCGGTGCATTGCCCGCACCGATGCAGATCCTTGAAGAACGTTCAGTCGGCCCGGGGCTAGGACAGGATTCTGTCGAGGCCGGTGAAATTGCAGCCGTCCTTGGTCTTGTCTTCGTTATTGCCTTTATGGTGATCAGCTACGGGCGGTTCGGGATTTATGCCGATATCGCACTTCTGATGAACCTTATCCTCGTGCTGGCAGTGATGTCGGTATTGCAGGCAACTCTGACACTGCCGGGTATCGCCGGTATCGTTTTGACGGTCGGTATGGCGGTTGACGCCAACGTACTGATTTTCGAACGTATCCGTGAAGAACGTAATAATGGCCGTACGATCATCAACGCAATTGATGCCGGTTATCGCAGTGCGATGTCGACCATCCTTGACGCCAACCTAACCACGCTGATTGCGGCTCTTGTGCTATTCAGCTTTGGTTCCGGGCCGATCAAGGGTTTTGCCGTCACGCTTGCCATCGGCATTATCACGTCGATGTTCTCGGCAATCTGGGTGACCCGACTGTTGATTTCGGTGTGGGTTAAACGCCGTCGTCCGACGGAACTGGTACTTTGAGGAAGGGAGCAGGAAAATTATGAAACCATTGCATCTTGTTCCGGATGACGTGAACGTCCCGTTCCTCAAATTCCGGAAAATCTTTTATATTGTCTCGCTGGTCATGGTGCTGGCATCTGTTGGCTTATTTGTAACCAAGGGGCTGAATTTCGGCATCGATTTCCGGGGCGGTATTCTCCTTGAAATCAAAACCGACGGTCCGGCCGATATTGGCGCGCTGCGTGATAATCTTGGTTCTCTTGGACTGGGGGATGTATCAATTCAGGAATTCGGCGAACCCGATGATGTCCTGATCCAGTTGCAGCGCCAGGACGGTGATGAAAAAGCCCAGATGGCAGCGCTTGCTACTGTGACCGAGGCACTTGGTGACAATGTTACCATTCGCCGTAGCGAACTGGTCGGCCCGAAGGTTGGTGACGAGCTGAAGGAAGCTGGAGTCTATTCGGTTGCCATCTCGCTTTTGCTGATCATGGTCTATATCTGGTTCCGGTTCGAATGGCAGTTTGCCGTGGCATCGGTTGTGGCACTTCTGCATGATGTTCTGATTACCATCGGTTTCTTTGTGATCACCGGTGTTCAGTTCGATCTGGCGACGCTTGCAGCGGTTCTGACCGTTGCCGGTTATTCGATCAACGATACGGTGGTTGTATTTGACCGTATTCGCGAATATCTGCGCAAATTCCGCAAGATGGAAATACCCGATCTTCTTGATCTGTCGATCAATTCGACCCTGTCACGTACGACCATGACATCATTTACCACCTTGCTGGCGCTGATTGCGTTGTTCGTATTTGGTGGTGAAGCGATCCGTGGTTTCACGATGGCGCTGATTTTCGGCATTGTCATAGGGACTTATTCGTCAATCTGTGTGGCGTCTCCGTTGCTGATGGTTCTGCGGCTTAACCGCAAGATTCCCGAAGGCGAAGAGACCCAGAAGGCCGGTGCCTGATTCCTCAGCCGCACGACATGGATTTACAGAAAGGCCGGGTTTGTGCGAAAACAACCCGGCCTTTTCCTTTAGTGCGCAGTGGCGTATGACCTTTGCGAGCTGATTTAAACCATTTTCAAAACTGGTTCTTGCCTGTGGCGCTTAATATGGACGCAAGAGATGGTCATCGGGCAAATTTGCTCGGTAGTCTGTGGATGATGGCGGCAATGGCAGCATTCGCCGTTGAAGACGCATTTGTGAAGGCCGTTTCGGCGACGCATCCAGTGGGACAGGTTTTGATCCTGTTTGGTGTCGGAGGGGCGGTTTTATTTGCCGCGATTGCCAAAGCCCAGAATAAACGACTGCTTGACCCGGCGGTTCTGTCGCGTCCTATGTGTGTAAGGATCGTGTTCGAGGTTATCGGGCGACTGTTTTATGTGCTTGCGCTTGCTTTAACACCTTTGTCTTCGACCACGGCCATTTTACAGGCAACGCCGCTTATTGTGGTTCTTGGCGCGGCGCTCATTTTTGGTGAAAAAGTGGGATGGCGCAGATGGTTGGCAATTTTTGTTGGTCTGATCGGTGTTCTGATCATTCTTCGTCCGAGCGCGGATGGCTTTTCAGTCCTGTCGTTGCTGGCGGTGATCGGAACAATCGGTTTTGCCGGTCGTGATCTAGCCAGCCGGGCAGCCCCGATATCGTTGGGGACGTCTATTCTGGGATTCTATGGTTTTATTGCCATTATTATTGCCGGTATCCTGTTTTCGGTTTGGGAAGGCAAAGCATTTACGCTACCCGACGGCCAAAGCCTTTTCTATTTTTCCGGTGCGGTCCTGATGGGGATTTCTGCTTATGCCGCCCTGATGAAAGCGATGCGCAGCGGTGATGTTTCGTCGGTTACACCGTTCAGGTATACTCGGTTGTTGTTCGGTATTGCCTTGGGCGTGTTCCTGTTTGGTGAGGAACTCGACATGCCCATGTTGATCGGGTGTAGTATCGTTGTTGTTTCCGGGTTGTTTATTTTGTGGCGCGGGAAAAAAGCAAAGGCACCTGCAGCTGCGCTTTGAGGCAGACAACGCCGGAAGAACTTTTCAAGGTTGCGTCAAGAGGGAATGATATGTCTTTGGAAGTAAGTCCGCTGATCGCAGAAGGCCGAAAGATCGTTACCAGCTATGGGGATGGCCTGTTTCGTTTTGGCGAAGAAGTTGTCACTGGTTCGGTTTTACTGTTTCCCAAGAATGTCTATTCCTGGCCGTATGAGAATATTGATCAGGTTGATGTCGATGCCTTTGGTCGGGTGATTGAAGCATCCGACGAGATTGATATCCTGCTGCTGGGAATGGGAAGTGGCATGAAACCATTGCCTGCTGAATGGCGCATTGCACTTCGCAAACATGGCATTGTCGTCGAGCCGATGGATACCGGTGCTGCGTGTCGCACCTATAATGTTCTGGTATCGGAAGCCCGTCGGGTTGCCGCAGCCCTGATTTCGGTTTGACCCGTGTTATAAGTCGCGCAGTTTCAGATATTCATGCAACTGCGCACGGACCTTCATCACACTTGCGATAACCGCTGCCGGTCCGGGCGGATAATCCGGCGGAAAGGCATCCCCGCATAAAAACAGGTTCCGCCAAGGTGGCGTAATCCGGTGGCGAAGTGCTGCAACCCCCGGACTGAGTTCCGGAAAAGGGGCTTCACAGTCAACATAACTGAAAGCCGGATGCTCATCGCCGGTTTCAATTTTTGTCCTTTCCGACAGATCAAGATTTAAATGCTGATCGCAAAGCTCTGTGACGCGCTGCCAGATCGTTGCGGCCAACTGAACTGCTGTGCCGTCGCTTGGCAGAATCAGACTGCTGTTCATGCTGACCTGTATGTGACGACGGTTGCAATAAATCGCACGTACCAGATCATCATCGGCCAGGACACAGCATGGTTCGGCAAAGTTTTTGCTGGCCTGAAACACAAAAGTTCGTCGATGCGCCGGGGCTGGCGGAATGCCGATATCAGGTACCGCATCGCAAAGTGGCCTTGGATGAAGTGCAAGCACCACGGCATCTTGCGGGCGCACCTCGATCTGATCATCGCCGAAAAACAGGTCGGTGGCGAAATCCGTCGTACTGTCGATATCACCAAGTTCCATACCGCTTATGATGTCGCCGCCAGCTGCGATAAAATGATCGCGCATAGTGGGCAGCGCGATATCGTTTAGGATGATTGGGTCAATCGCCGCGAAGGCGTGGCTTGCATTATGGCGGCGTATTTCACGCAATGTCGGCATTAAAACGCGCCCCAGCAAAGCGGCCGAGCAATTGTGGGCTGGCATTGAAAACAGTACCTCGGCCAGTGTCGCAAGTGCACCCTGATGATAGGTTGCTGTCGGTGTTTCCATATCTTCACCCAAATCAGCTGCGACCCGCATTCGTTGACTGACACGCCGGTCTTCACTGGCGTAACGGGAGAACCATAAATTCCATGCCGTAAACTGCCGTGCGAAAATCGTCGGGCGACGTGCAATCAAAGCCGCGGCAATACCGTGATCAAGATCAATGATGGCGGGGCTTCGTCCGGGGTGTTTAAGGCCGATAACCGCATGGGCCGGTCGGATCAGTTTTCGCGGAATTTCCGGCCATTGCGAGAAAAAATGCCGAACAAGATCCGCGGGATCATAGAAAATTTCGGGTTCGGCAACTTTGTGGTTTTTGGGGGAAGTTTTCATGCCGCGTGTCCAGCGGCTGGCGAAAGGTTCGCCGGAATCGTACAACGTTACGGATACACCATCCTGCGCCATTTGAGTTGCAAGTGCTGAGCCAGCAAGTCCGGCGCCAATGACATGAAGTCTTGGTGCAGCAAAGGATGCCATATGCCTGTCCTGTTTTAGTTGTTATACAGGGGCCGCAAGAAACAATCCGTAGCGGTAACCGTTAAGTCATTGTTTGATTTAAAACCTTAACAGCAGATTACATGTGAAGTCATGGACGAAATTACATCCGAAATTGATAGCCTGAATAGCGAAGTCATTGATCACATGACCAATTGGGTCGAGATGCTGGGCGGCGGAGAAATCGGCAAATATGTCGTCGCAGGGGCGGTGCTGCTGTTTGTGTTCGTCCTGAAACGTGTTCTGGCACTTGGTGTCATTGGTAGCCTGCGCAAGCTGGCGCATCAGCACAAACATAGTACAGCCGCCCATGTTCTGGACGCCTTCGAGGCACCGATTCAGCTTCTGGTGATTCTGGGGGGCGTGTATTTTGCGATCGAGATTCTTGATCTTCCGGAAAACTTTGACGCCGTTCTGTTTGAGCTGATCGGCATTTTTGCGACCTTCTCGGTCTTTTGGGCGCTATTCAGGTCGATTGAACCGCTGGCAATGTCATTTAACAATCTGGCATGGCGTTTTGGGGGCGGTCTTGGTGATGATTTGCGACAGTTCTTTATTCGGGCGGTCAAGACGCTGATTGTTGTGATCGGCGTTGTCGTTCTGTTGGAAAACTGGGGCCTTGATGTTTCTGCATTTCTGGGCGGTCTTGGTCTTGCCGGTATGGCCGTGGCATTGGCCGCAAAGGATTCAGTCGCCAATGTTTTCGGCGGCCTGACCATTCTGGCAGATAACCTTTACAAGCGGGGCGACTGGATCGAAACACCGCAGTTTGAAGGAACGGTCGAGGTCGTCGGCCTTCGCGCGACCAAGGTGCGCACGTTTGCCAAGGCCTTGGTGACGATGCCCAATGCGCAAATCGTCGATTCCCCGGTAATCAACTGGTCCCGCATGACCCATCGCCGCATCAAGATGGTGATTGGGGTCGAATATCGCACCACAGCCGATCAGATTGAAAAGATCGTCAATGATATCCGATCCTTCCTGAAAAACGATGATGATGTCGCGCAAACCGATGTGGCGCAGATGGTGCATTTGTCTGATTTCGGGGCAAGTTCGATCAACATCGATCTGTATTACTTTACGACCACTACCGATTGGGTGGCATGGCGCGATATCCGCAACCGGCATATCATTGCATTCAAACGTATTGTCGAGGATAACGATGCGGCGTTTGCCTTCCCGTCGCAGTCGCTTTATGTCGAAACCCTGCCGGAAAAAATGACTGATAACACCAATGATGATCGCGCTGAAACATCGCGCAAGATCGGATAACGTGCGATGACTGACACGCCAAAACTTTCCTATTGTGCCGATTACGTGCGTCGAAATGACAAGGACCGGTTTTTATGTTCGCTTTTCGCAAGTCCGGACAAACGTGAAAGCCTTTTCACGCTTTATGCCTTTAATCAGGAAGTATCGAAAACGCGCGAAATGGTTAGCGACACCATGCTGGGCCATATCCGGTTGCAATGGTGGCGTGACACCCTTGCCGAGATTGAGCAGGGTAAAATCCGCAAGCATGAAGTTGTTGAACCTCTCTCGGTCGTGATCCAGTCCGGGCGGCTTGATGCGCGTGATCTGGAAACCCTGATAGCTGCGCGTGAATTTGACCTTGCCGATAAGGCGCCGGCAAATCAGGCTGAACTCGATCACTATATCGATCAGACGTCCGGGCATCTGGCGGTGATGGCGACCGAACTGCTTGGTGTGGATGATGCTGATGCCAGACACGCTGCCCGACTGGCCGGGAATGCTTATGGTTTGGTGGGAATTCTGCGCGCGATGGTTTTCCATGGCCGGGCAAAACGGCTTTACCTGCCTCATGATCGGATGGAACATTATGGGGTCGGGCAGGGCGACATTTTTGAATTCCGCAAAACAGACACAGTCAAAGCACTGACGCGCGAGATCGCCGAACTGGCGCAAAACCGGATCAGGGAAGCCAGAAAGTATCGTAAATATCTGCCGTCAAATGCATTGGCCGCGGCATTGCCTGTGGTTCTGGCTGATGGATATTTACGCAAGCTTGAAAAGGCCGGTTTTGATCCATTCAGTGCCGAGTTTGGTCTTGCC
The Thalassospira xiamenensis M-5 = DSM 17429 DNA segment above includes these coding regions:
- a CDS encoding phytoene/squalene synthase family protein, translating into MTDTPKLSYCADYVRRNDKDRFLCSLFASPDKRESLFTLYAFNQEVSKTREMVSDTMLGHIRLQWWRDTLAEIEQGKIRKHEVVEPLSVVIQSGRLDARDLETLIAAREFDLADKAPANQAELDHYIDQTSGHLAVMATELLGVDDADARHAARLAGNAYGLVGILRAMVFHGRAKRLYLPHDRMEHYGVGQGDIFEFRKTDTVKALTREIAELAQNRIREARKYRKYLPSNALAAALPVVLADGYLRKLEKAGFDPFSAEFGLARPASFRLTVKAFLNRY
- the secD gene encoding protein translocase subunit SecD produces the protein MLYFTKWKAALVLLVCALGVIYAAPNFLPKGTLATEASYLPGKQISLGLDLRGGSHMLLEVDINSVIRERYEALGDTIRSTLREERIRYRPRDAGLDGAEVTIVNADEVEKARDLIRDVEPNTVMSGDGNNIIVSYTEQARKELVDRAISQSLEVVRRRVDELGTTEPSIQRQGEDRIVVQVPGLDDPSRLRAILGRTAKMNFHLVNEEKTASQARATGMPPGTIILPSADAGDRAAGINEYLIDRRVVVSGDNLIDSQPTFNDGRPVVSFRFDAAGGARFGDMTSKNAGRRLAIVLDGEVISAPRINEPILGGNGIITGQFSVQEANDLSLLLRAGALPAPMQILEERSVGPGLGQDSVEAGEIAAVLGLVFVIAFMVISYGRFGIYADIALLMNLILVLAVMSVLQATLTLPGIAGIVLTVGMAVDANVLIFERIREERNNGRTIINAIDAGYRSAMSTILDANLTTLIAALVLFSFGSGPIKGFAVTLAIGIITSMFSAIWVTRLLISVWVKRRRPTELVL
- the secF gene encoding protein translocase subunit SecF — encoded protein: MKPLHLVPDDVNVPFLKFRKIFYIVSLVMVLASVGLFVTKGLNFGIDFRGGILLEIKTDGPADIGALRDNLGSLGLGDVSIQEFGEPDDVLIQLQRQDGDEKAQMAALATVTEALGDNVTIRRSELVGPKVGDELKEAGVYSVAISLLLIMVYIWFRFEWQFAVASVVALLHDVLITIGFFVITGVQFDLATLAAVLTVAGYSINDTVVVFDRIREYLRKFRKMEIPDLLDLSINSTLSRTTMTSFTTLLALIALFVFGGEAIRGFTMALIFGIVIGTYSSICVASPLLMVLRLNRKIPEGEETQKAGA
- a CDS encoding ATP-binding protein — encoded protein: MTNDFNQLLPTLERIADALERMAPPAHKTNDLAAADAFVWQAESGYLQPVRNVNRIDIDLLQGIEQQKTILYNNTKRFANGLPANNALLWGARGTGKSSIVKAMHAKINTEKAGALALVEIHREDIPTLPHLLHILEESGRKTVLFCDDLSFDLQDESYKSLKAVLEGGIEGRPNNVIFYATSNRRHLMARDMIENERSTAINPSEAVEEKVSLSDRFGLWLGFHNISQDVYFEIIEGYAKEFELDVPIEDLRARAKEWTVTRGSRSGRVAWQFIQELAGEMGKKLG
- a CDS encoding DMT family transporter; the protein is MDARDGHRANLLGSLWMMAAMAAFAVEDAFVKAVSATHPVGQVLILFGVGGAVLFAAIAKAQNKRLLDPAVLSRPMCVRIVFEVIGRLFYVLALALTPLSSTTAILQATPLIVVLGAALIFGEKVGWRRWLAIFVGLIGVLIILRPSADGFSVLSLLAVIGTIGFAGRDLASRAAPISLGTSILGFYGFIAIIIAGILFSVWEGKAFTLPDGQSLFYFSGAVLMGISAYAALMKAMRSGDVSSVTPFRYTRLLFGIALGVFLFGEELDMPMLIGCSIVVVSGLFILWRGKKAKAPAAAL
- a CDS encoding Mth938-like domain-containing protein; translated protein: MSLEVSPLIAEGRKIVTSYGDGLFRFGEEVVTGSVLLFPKNVYSWPYENIDQVDVDAFGRVIEASDEIDILLLGMGSGMKPLPAEWRIALRKHGIVVEPMDTGAACRTYNVLVSEARRVAAALISV
- the yajC gene encoding preprotein translocase subunit YajC, coding for MLISPAFAQGAGGAGGADMLTSFLPLILIFVVFYFLLIRPQQKKQKEHKAMLAAVRRGDKIVTAGGLIGTVAKVIGDDELSVEIAEGVKVKVARGMVSTVLSKTEPAKGDDKDEDEKEAEETKKD
- a CDS encoding NAD(P)-binding protein — translated: MASFAAPRLHVIGAGLAGSALATQMAQDGVSVTLYDSGEPFASRWTRGMKTSPKNHKVAEPEIFYDPADLVRHFFSQWPEIPRKLIRPAHAVIGLKHPGRSPAIIDLDHGIAAALIARRPTIFARQFTAWNLWFSRYASEDRRVSQRMRVAADLGEDMETPTATYHQGALATLAEVLFSMPAHNCSAALLGRVLMPTLREIRRHNASHAFAAIDPIILNDIALPTMRDHFIAAGGDIISGMELGDIDSTTDFATDLFFGDDQIEVRPQDAVVLALHPRPLCDAVPDIGIPPAPAHRRTFVFQASKNFAEPCCVLADDDLVRAIYCNRRHIQVSMNSSLILPSDGTAVQLAATIWQRVTELCDQHLNLDLSERTKIETGDEHPAFSYVDCEAPFPELSPGVAALRHRITPPWRNLFLCGDAFPPDYPPGPAAVIASVMKVRAQLHEYLKLRDL
- a CDS encoding mechanosensitive ion channel family protein, with the translated sequence MDEITSEIDSLNSEVIDHMTNWVEMLGGGEIGKYVVAGAVLLFVFVLKRVLALGVIGSLRKLAHQHKHSTAAHVLDAFEAPIQLLVILGGVYFAIEILDLPENFDAVLFELIGIFATFSVFWALFRSIEPLAMSFNNLAWRFGGGLGDDLRQFFIRAVKTLIVVIGVVVLLENWGLDVSAFLGGLGLAGMAVALAAKDSVANVFGGLTILADNLYKRGDWIETPQFEGTVEVVGLRATKVRTFAKALVTMPNAQIVDSPVINWSRMTHRRIKMVIGVEYRTTADQIEKIVNDIRSFLKNDDDVAQTDVAQMVHLSDFGASSINIDLYYFTTTTDWVAWRDIRNRHIIAFKRIVEDNDAAFAFPSQSLYVETLPEKMTDNTNDDRAETSRKIG